Proteins encoded within one genomic window of Eurosta solidaginis isolate ZX-2024a chromosome 1, ASM4086904v1, whole genome shotgun sequence:
- the LOC137249929 gene encoding uncharacterized protein isoform X4, with amino-acid sequence MQNLSISCSLVCLIILGSAALVGAFGVCQRQISAILITGVMYLLAALFALFTLMIIHFKRQQGRPMLDSDYDGTVDGIVARPGGVAIMAKPLLGARIFLTSWSLDFGWGGVVLCGITSVLWILLSKIMRYNPFSALMI; translated from the exons ATGCAAAATTTGTCAATTTCCTGCTCTTTGGTCTGTCTTATTATACTGGGCAGCGCAGCATTAGTGGGCGCATTCGGTGTATGCCAGCGCCAAATCAGCGCCATCTTAATTACAGGCGTTATGTATCTACTAGCGG cACTCTTTGCGCTCTTCACGCTCATGATAATACATTTTAAGCGGCAACAAGGACGGCCCATGTTGGATAGTGATTATGATGGCACCGTTGATGGTATTGTGGCCCGACCGGGTGGTGTAGCAATTATGGCCAAACCATTATTGGGTGCACGCATATTTCTGACATCATGGAGTTTGGATTTCGGTTGGGGTGGTGTTGTTCTATGCGGCATAACATCGGTACTATGgattttattatcgaaaattatGCGTTACAATCCATTTTCTGCGCTTATGATTTAG